Proteins co-encoded in one Saccharomyces cerevisiae S288C chromosome II, complete sequence genomic window:
- the PTH2 gene encoding aminoacyl-tRNA hydrolase (One of two mitochondrially-localized peptidyl-tRNA hydrolases; negatively regulates the ubiquitin-proteasome pathway via interactions with ubiquitin-like ubiquitin-associated proteins; dispensable for cell growth; see also PTH1) yields MEKMTVSSNYTIALWATFTAISFAVGYQLGTSNASSTKKSSATLLRSKEMKEGKLHNDTDEEESESEDESDEDEDIESTSLNDIPGEVRMALVIRQDLGMTKGKIAAQCCHAALSCFRHIATNPARASYNPIMTQRWLNAGQAKITLKCPDKFTMDELYAKAISLGVNAAVIHDAGRTQIAAGSATVLGLGPAPKAVLDQITGDLKLY; encoded by the coding sequence ATGGAAAAGATGACAGTTTCTTCGAATTACACCATAGCTTTATGGGCTACTTTCACCGCAATCTCCTTTGCCGTGGGTTACCAGTTGGGTACGTCGAACGCATCATCAACTAAGAAATCCTCAGCTACTTTACTGCGTTCTAAAGAAATGAAGGAAGGAAAGCTACACAATGACACTGATGAGGAGGAAAGTGAAAGCGAAGATGAGAGCGATGAGGACGAAGATATTGAGTCCACTTCATTGAATGATATACCTGGAGAAGTTAGGATGGCATTGGTGATTCGTCAAGATCTTGGCATGACAAAGGGCAAAATAGCGGCACAATGCTGTCACGCAGCATTGTCATGTTTTAGACATATTGCTACAAACCCCGCGCGTGCTTCATACAACCCAATTATGACACAAAGATGGCTAAATGCTGGACAGGCTAAAATAACGTTGAAATGTCCAGATAAGTTTACAATGGACGAGTTGTATGCGAAGGCTATATCACTTGGGGTGAATGCAGCAGTTATTCATGATGCTGGTAGAACACAGATTGCTGCGGGAAGTGCCACCGTATTGGGTTTAGGACCTGCTCCAAAAGCAGTATTGGATCAAATAACAGGTGATTTGAAATTGTATTGA
- the PTC3 gene encoding type 2C protein phosphatase PTC3 (Type 2C protein phosphatase (PP2C); dephosphorylates Hog1p (see also Ptc2p) to limit maximal kinase activity induced by osmotic stress; dephosphorylates T169 phosphorylated Cdc28p (see also Ptc2p); role in DNA damage checkpoint inactivation; PTC3 has a paralog, PTC2, that arose from the whole genome duplication), which produces MGQILSNPIIDKEHHSGTDCLTAFGLCAMQGWRMSMEDAHIVEPNLLAESDEEHLAFYGIFDGHGGSSVAEFCGSKMISILKKQESFKSGMLEQCLIDTFLATDVELLKDEKLKDDHSGCTATVILVSQLKKLLICANSGDSRTVLSTGGNSKAMSFDHKPTLLSEKSRIVAADGFVEMDRVNGNLALSRAIGDFEFKSNTKLGPHEQVVTCVPDIICHNLNYDEDEFVILACDGIWDCLTSQECVDLVHYGISQGNMTLSDISSRIVDVCCSPTTEGSGIGCDNMSISIVALLKENESESQWFERMRSKNYNIQTSFVQRRKSIFDFHDFSDDDNEVFAITTKKLQDRLNRSKDNDDMEIDDLDTELGSSATPSKLSGEDRTGPIDLFSLEALLEAGIQIRQRPSSDSDGNTSYFHGASLSDMLASLSNAAAGETEPNDADDNDDNDGEENGKNENAKKGSKIEEIE; this is translated from the coding sequence ATGGGTCAAATATTGTCCAATCCAATTATCGACAAAGAGCATCATTCTGGTACGGACTGTTTGACAGCGTTTGGACTATGTGCCATGCAAGGCTGGCGTATGTCCATGGAAGATGCCCATATTGTTGAGCCGAACCTTTTGGCTGAGTCTGACGAGGAACATCTCGCATTTTATGGTATATTTGACGGTCATGGTGGTTCTTCTGTAGCGGAGTTTTGTGGCTCTAAAATGATATCTATACTGAAAAAACAGGAGAGCTTCAAGAGCGGTATGTTAGAGCAGTGCTTAATAGATACCTTTTTAGCTACAGATGTTGAGTTGttgaaagatgaaaaattaaaagatgACCATAGTGGTTGTACAGCAACTGTGATATTGGTAtctcaattgaaaaagctACTAATTTGCGCCAATTCCGGTGATAGTAGAACAGTTCTATCTACTGGTGGTAATAGTAAAGCAATGTCATTTGATCATAAGCCCACATTGTTAAGTGAAAAATCTCGTATTGTAGCTGCTGATGGTTTTGTTGAGATGGACCGTGTTAATGGAAATTTAGCGTTATCAAGAGCCATAGGTGATTTTGAATTCAAATCTAACACAAAATTGGGACCTCATGAGCAAGTCGTTACATGTGTTCCTGATATCATTTGTCACAATTTGAATTatgatgaggatgaattTGTTATTTTAGCATGTGATGGTATTTGGGATTGTTTAACTTCTCAAGAGTGTGTTGACTTGGTTCACTACGGTATAAGTCAAGGTAATATGACGTTGAGCGACATTTCATCTAGAATCGTAGATGTTTGTTGTTCACCCACAACTGAAGGCTCAGGAATTGGCTGTGATAATATGAGTATTTCCATTGTTGCTTTactaaaggaaaatgaatcTGAGTCACAATGGTTTGAGCGTATGagatcaaaaaattacaatATCCAAACGTCTTTTGtccaaagaaggaaaagtatttttgatttccaTGATTTTTCGGATGATGATAACGAAGTGTTCGCAATAACCaccaaaaaattacaagaCCGCTTGAATCGTAGTAAAGATAATGACGACATGGAAATTGATGATCTTGATACCGAATTAGGCAGCAGTGCTACTCCCTCAAAGTTATCAGGTGAGGATAGAACTGGCCCTATTGACTTGTTTTCGTTGGAGGCTCTATTAGAAGCCGGGATTCAAATAAGGCAGAGGCCCAGCTCCGACAGTGACGGCAACACTTCTTATTTCCATGGTGCTTCTTTATCAGATATGTTGGCATCTTTAAGCAATGCGGCTGCAGGAGAAACAGAACCTAATGATGCTGATGATAACGATGATAACGACGGCGAAGAAAACGGcaagaatgaaaatgcGAAGAAGGGTTCCAagattgaagaaattgaataa
- a CDS encoding 3'-5'-exodeoxyribonuclease (3'-->5' exonuclease and endonuclease with a possible role in apoptosis; has similarity to mammalian and C. elegans apoptotic nucleases), giving the protein MWGILLKSSNKSCSRLWKPILTQYYSMTSTATDSPLKYYDIGLNLTDPMFHGIYNGKQYHPADYVKLLERAAQRHVKNALVTGSSIAESQSAIELVSSVKDLSPLKLYHTIGVHPCCVNEFADASQGDKASASIDNPSMDEAYNESLYAKVISNPSFAQGKLKELYDLMNQQAKPHDTSFRSIGEIGLDYDRFHYSSKEMQKVFFEEQLKISCLNDKLSSYPLFLHMRSACDDFVQILERFIAGFTDERDTFQLQKLGASSSSGFYKFHPDRKLVVHSFTGSAIDLQKLLNLSPNIFIGVNGCSLRTEENLAVVKQIPTERLLLETDAPWCEIKRTHASFQYLAKYQEVRDFEYPAFKSVKKNKLADKLNAEELYMVKGRNEPCNMEQVAIVVSEVKDVDLATLIDTTWKTTCKIFGE; this is encoded by the coding sequence ATGTGGGGCATCTTATTGAAATCCTCGAACAAAAGTTGTTCTAGGCTCTGGAAACCAATTTTGACACAATATTATAGCATGACATCAACTGCCACGGATTCTCCGCTGAAATACTATGATATTGGATTGAATCTGACAGATCCTATGTTTCACGGTATTTACAATGGTAAGCAGTACCATCCAGCAGATTATGTAAAATTATTAGAGCGTGCTGCTCAGAGGCACGTGAAAAATGCCCTTGTTACAGGATCATCCATAGCGGAGTCTCAAAGTGCCATTGAGTTGGTAAGCAGCGTCAAAGATCTTAGCCCGTTAAAGCTGTATCACACAATAGGTGTTCACCCATGTTGCGTTAACGAGTTTGCGGATGCTAGTCAAGGGGACAAGGCTAGCGCTTCTATTGATAACCCTTCCATGGATGAAGCATATAATGAGTCTCTATATGCTAAAGTTATTAGTAATCCATCTTTTGCACAGGGTAAACTGAAAGAGCTTTATGATTTGATGAATCAGCAAGCAAAACCTCATGATACAAGTTTCAGGTCAATTGGTGAGATCGGGTTGGACTACGACAGATTTCACTATAGTTCTAAAGAGATGCAAAaggttttttttgaagagcAACTGAAAATAAGTTGTTTGAACGATAAACTCAGCAGCTATCCATTGTTTCTGCATATGAGAAGCGCATGTGACGATTTTGTTCAAATATTGGAAAGATTTATTGCCGGGTTCACTGATGAGAGGGATACCTTTCAGCTACAAAAGTTAGGTGCATCGTCGTCTAGCGGGTTTTACAAATTTCATCCAGATAGAAAACTAGTGGTCCATTCATTCACTGGTTCTGCGATAGATTTGCAGAAATTACTGAACTTATCACCCAACATCTTCATAGGAGTAAACGGTTGCTCGTTGAGAACCGAGGAAAATCTAGCTGTTGTAAAGCAAATACCAACAGAAAGGTTGTTATTAGAGACAGATGCTCCGTGGTGTGAGATTAAAAGAACGCATGCATCTTTCCAGTACTTAGCCAAATACCAGGAGGTTAGGGATTTCGAATACCCTGCATTCAAGTCCgttaagaaaaataagcTCGCTGACAAGTTGAATGCAGAAGAACTTTACATGGTCAAGGGCCGTAATGAGCCTTGTAATATGGAACAAGTAGCAATTGTCGTATCGGAAGTCAAGGACGTGGATCTGGCTACTTTGATAGATACCACGTGGAAGACGACCTGTAAGATATTTGGAGAGTAA
- the TOD6 gene encoding Tod6p (PAC motif binding protein involved in rRNA and ribosome biogenesis; subunit of the RPD3L histone deacetylase complex; Myb-like HTH transcription factor; hypophosphorylated by rapamycin treatment in a Sch9p-dependent manner; activated in stochastic pulses of nuclear localization): protein MTLPKLSSVSVSSGHVSANSHGFSILSKHPHPNNLVHSHSLSHTNAKSHLPISSTSTKENSTNKEEAESLKKNNPSSWDPSDDIKLRHLKEIKNLGWKEIAHHFPNRTPNACQFRWRRLKSGNLKSNKTAVIDINKLFGVYATGDATPSAGTPSAEEAVKEEAVEDEDITAGSSAIEDSPPDFKPLVKPKYMDRKLITQRSTSTFSDHEPQHTKPRKLFVKPRSFSHSITTNTPNVKTAQQTNLSLYNTTSAKTNKAVNSNDYENIGLVPKIIIRSRRNSFIPSTQIPHSTTKTRKNSHSVISSRRSSFNMMHSRRSSFNSHAPTEPISRRASLVVSPYMSPRRLSTSQSVHYHPQHQYYLNPIASPNCKTDHANDKITHTRTFLDMQKFANKHPWSREDDEVLLNNTKDKQNHLSPLEISIVLPNNRSELEIQQRMDYLKRKGRVSGFHTNEGCKDEEEEDDIDPLHKENGINTPSQQSQNYGMLEAKHDNPKSSELSSMTSANDIRNEQDELPGINSIFKNIF, encoded by the coding sequence ATGACGTTGCCGAAACTCAGTAGCGTTTCTGTTTCATCAGGACATGTTAGTGCCAACTCACATGGTTTCTCAATACTAAGCAAACACCCTCACCCAAATAATCTTGTCCATTCCCACTCACTTTCTCACACAAATGCGAAGAGCCACCTGCCTATCAGTAGCACTAGCACTAAAGAGAACAGCACGAACAAGGAGGAGGCGGAATCactcaaaaaaaacaaccCCTCTTCTTGGGACCCTAGTGATGATATCAAGCTCCGCCACCTGAAAGAGATCAAGAACTTGGGCTGGAAGGAGATTGCACATCATTTCCCAAATAGAACTCCTAACGCTTGTCAATTCAGATGGAGGAGACTGAAATCAGGCAACTTAAAGTCTAACAAGACCGCAGTTATTGACATCAATAAGCTATTCGGCGTGTATGCGACTGGTGATGCTACCCCATCCGCGGGTACTCCGTCTGCGGAAGAAGCCGTAAAAGAGGAAGCTGTtgaggatgaagatattACTGCAGGTTCTAGTGCTATCGAGGATTCTCCACCGGATTTCAAGCCATTAGTTAAGCCTAAATACATGGACAGAAAACTGATAACTCAAAGATCTACATCAACATTTTCGGACCATGAGCCACAACACACGAAACCAAGGAAACTGTTTGTTAAGCCAAGGTCCTTCTCTCATTCTATAACAACCAACACGCCTAATGTAAAGACTGCTCAGCAGACAAATCTAAGCCTTTATAACACTACTTCAGCAAAGACAAATAAAGCTGTTAATTCCAATGATTATGAGAATATTGGTCTTGTGCCTAAAATTATTATCAGGTCTAGAAGGAACTCCTTTATTCCTTCAACTCAAATCCCTCATTCAACGACGAAGACTAGGAAAAACTCGCATTCCGTAATTTCTTCTAGAAGATCATCTTTTAACATGATGCATTCAAGAAGATCATCCTTCAACTCTCACGCTCCTACGGAGCCTATTTCTAGAAGAGCTTCCTTGGTAGTTAGCCCGTATATGTCACCCAGAAGGTTATCTACATCGCAATCCGTTCATTATCATCCACAGCACCAATACTATCTTAACCCCATAGCGTCTCCCAACTGCAAGACAGACCACGCAAATGACAAAATCACGCACACGAGGACTTTCTTAGATATGCAAAAATTCGCTAATAAACACCCGTGGTCTagagaagatgatgaagtGCTACTTAACAATACGAAGGACAAACAAAACCATTTGTCGCCGCTAGAAATTTCTATTGTTCTGCCTAATAATAGATCCGAGTTGGAAATCCAACAAAGAATGGATTATTTAAAGAGAAAAGGACGTGTAAGTGGTTTTCATACAAATGAAGGATGCAAAGAcgaggaggaggaggatGACATTGACCCACTGCACAAGGAGAATGGCATTAACACGCCATCGCAGCAATCGCAAAATTACGGTATGTTAGAGGCTAAACATGATAATCCAAAGTCTAGTGAGCTTTCTTCTATGACCAGCGCAAATGACATACGCAATGAGCAAGATGAACTTCCAGGTATAAATTCTatctttaaaaatatattttaa
- the SAS3 gene encoding histone acetyltransferase (Histone acetyltransferase catalytic subunit of NuA3 complex; acetylates histone H3, involved in transcriptional silencing; homolog of the mammalian MOZ proto-oncogene; mutant has aneuploidy tolerance; sas3gcn5 double mutation is lethal), which translates to MSLTANDESPKPKKNALLKNLEIDDLIHSQFVRSDTNGHRTTRRLFNSDASISHRIRGSVRSDKGLNKIKKGLISQQSKLASENSSQNIVNRDNKMGAVSFPIIEPNIEVSEELKVRIKYDSIKFFNFERLISKSSVIAPLVNKNITSSGPLIGFQRRVNRLKQTWDLATENMEYPYSSDNTPFRDNDSWQWYVPYGGTIKKMKDFSTKRTLPTWEDKIKFLTFLENSKSATYINGNVSLCNHNETDQENEDRKKRKGKVPRIKNKVWFSQIEYIVLRNYEIKPWYTSPFPEHINQNKMVFICEFCLKYMTSRYTFYRHQLKCLTFKPPGNEIYRDGKLSVWEIDGRENVLYCQNLCLLAKCFINSKTLYYDVEPFIFYILTEREDTENHPYQNAAKFHFVGYFSKEKFNSNDYNLSCILTLPIYQRKGYGQFLMEFSYLLSRKESKFGTPEKPLSDLGLLTYRTFWKIKCAEVLLKLRDSARRRSNNKNEDTFQQVSLNDIAKLTGMIPTDVVFGLEQLQVLYRHKTRSLSSLDDFNYIIKIDSWNRIENIYKTWSSKNYPRVKYDKLLWEPIILGPSFGINGMMNLEPTALADEALTNETMAPVISNNTHIENYNNSRAHNKRRRRRRRSSEHKTSKLHVNNIIEPEVPATDFFEDTVSSLTEYMCDYKNTNNDRLIYQAEKRVLESIHDRKGIPRSKFSTETHWELCFTIKNSETPLGNHAARRNDTGISSLEQDEVENDVDTELYVGENAKEDEDEDEDFTLDDDIEDEQISEENDEEEDTYEEDSDDDEDGKRKGQEQDENDIESHIRKERVRKRRKITLIEDDEE; encoded by the coding sequence ATGTCATTAACAGCAAACGACGAATCGCCAaaacccaaaaaaaatgcattattgaaaaacttaGAGATCGATGATCTGATACATTCTCAATTTGTCAGAAGCGATACAAATGGACATAGAACTACAAGACGACTATTCAACTCCGATGCCAGTATATCACATCGAATAAGAGGAAGTGTTCGGTCTGATAAAGGCcttaataaaataaaaaaagggtTGATTTCCCAGCAGTCCAAACTTGCGTCAGAAAATTCTTCTCAAAATATCGTTAATAGGGACAATAAGATGGGAGCAGTAAGTTTCCCCATTATTGAACCTAATATTGAAGTCAGCGAGGAGTTGAAGGTTAGAATTAAGTATGATtctatcaaatttttcaattttgaaagacTAATATCTAAATCTTCAGTCATAGCACCTTTAGTTAACAAAAATATAACATCATCCGGTCCTCTAATCGGGTTTCAAAGAAGAGTTAACAGGTTAAAGCAAACATGGGATCTAGCAACCGAAAACATGGAGTACCCATATTCTTCTGATAATACGCCATTCAGGGATAACGATTCTTGGCAATGGTACGTACCATACGGCggaacaataaaaaaaatgaaagatttCAGTACAAAAAGAACTTTACCCACCTGGGAAGATaaaataaagtttcttacATTTTTAGAAAACTCTAAGTCTGCAACGTACATTAATGGTAACGTATCACTTTGCAATCATAATGAAACCGATCAAGAAAACGAAgataggaaaaaaaggaaagggaAAGTACCAAgaatcaaaaataaagtgtGGTTTTCCCAGATAGAATACATTGTTCTTCGAAATTATGAAATTAAACCTTGGTATACATCTCCTTTTCCGGAACACATCaaccaaaataaaatggtTTTTATATGTGAGTTCTGCCTAAAATATATGACTTCTCGATATACTTTTTATAGACACCAACTAAAGTGTCTAACTTTTAAGCCCCCCGGAAATGAAATTTATCGCGACGGTAAGCTGTCTGTTTGGGAAATTGATGGGCGGGAGAATGTCTTGTATTGTCAAAATCTTTGCCTGTTGGCAAAATGTTTTATCAATTCTAAGACTTTGTATTACGATGTTGAACCGTTTATATTCTATATTCTAACGGAGAGAGAGGATACAGAGAACCATCCCTATCAAAACGCAGCCAAATTCCATTTCGTAGGCTATTTCTCCaaggaaaaattcaacTCCAATGACTATAACCTAAGTTGTATTTTAACTCTACCCATATACCAGAGGAAAGGATATGGTCAGTTTTTGATGGaattttcatatttattATCCAGAAAGGAGTCAAAATTTGGAACTCCTGAAAAACCATTGTCGGATTTAGGATTATTGACTTACAGAACGTTTTGGAAGATAAAATGTGCTGAAGTGCTATTAAAATTAAGAGACAGTGCTAGACGTCGatcaaataataaaaatgaagatacTTTTCAGCAGGTTAGCCTAAACGATATCGCTAAACTAACAGGAATGATACCAACAGACGTTGTGTTTGGATTGGAACAACTTCAAGTTTTGTATCGCCATAAAACACGCTCATTATCCAGTTTGGATGATTTCAACTATATTATTAAAATCGATTCTTGGAACAggattgaaaatatttacaaAACTTGGAGCTCAAAAAACTATCCTCGCGTCAAATATGACAAACTATTGTGGGAACCTATTATATTAGGGCCGTCATTTGGTATAAATGGGATGATGAACTTAGAACCCACCGCATTAGCGGACGAAGCTCTTACAAATGAAACTATGGCTCCGGTAATTTCGAATAACACACATATAGAAAACTATAACAACAGTAGAGCACATAATAAAcgcagaagaagaagaagaagaagtagTGAGCACAAAACATCCAAGCTTCATGTAAACAATATCATAGAACCGGAAGTACCTGCTactgatttttttgaagacaCTGTTTCCTCCTTAACAGAGTATATGTGTGATTATAAGAACACAAATAATGATAGATTAATCTATCAAGCGGAAAAAAGAGTGCTGGAAAGCATCCATGATCGCAAAGGGATACCAAGATCAAAATTTAGTACAGAAACTCATTGGGAGCTCTGCTTCACTATTAAAAACTCCGAAACACCACTTGGAAATCATGCAGCTAGGAGAAACGATACTGGAATATCAAGTTTAGAGCAGGATGAAGTAGAAAACGATGTAGATACTGAATTATATGTAGGTGAAAACGccaaagaagatgaagacgaagacgaagacTTTACCCTTGATGATGACATTGAGGATGAGCAAAtatcagaagaaaatgatgaggAGGAAGACACATATGAAGAAGAcagtgatgatgatgaggatgGGAAGAGAAAAGGACAAGAGCAGGATGAAAACGATATAGAAAGCCACATAAGGAAGGAGAGAGtcagaaaaagaagaaaaataactCTAATAGAGGATGACGAAGAATAA
- the PIN4 gene encoding Pin4p (Protein involved in G2/M phase progression and response to DNA damage; interacts with Rad53p; contains an RNA recognition motif, a nuclear localization signal, and several SQ/TQ cluster domains; hyperphosphorylated in response to DNA damage) yields METSSFENAPPAAINDAQDNNINTETNDQETNQQSIETRDAIDKENGVQTETGENSAKNAEQNVSSTNLNNAPTNGALDDDVIPNAIVIKNIPFAIKKEQLLDIIEEMDLPLPYAFNYHFDNGIFRGLAFANFTTPEETTQVITSLNGKEISGRKLKVEYKKMLPQAERERIEREKREKRGQLEEQHRSSSNLSLDSLSKMSGSGNNNTSNNQLFSTLMNGINANSMMNSPMNNTINNNSSNNNNSGNIILNQPSLSAQHTSSSLYQTNVNNQAQMSTERFYAPLPSTSTLPLPPQQLDFNDPDTLEIYSQLLLFKDREKYYYELAYPMGISASHKRIINVLCSYLGLVEVYDPRFIIIRRKILDHANLQSHLQQQGQMTSAHPLQPNSTGGSMNRSQSYTSLLQAHAAAAANSISNQAVNNSSNSNTINSNNGNGNNVIINNNSASSTPKISSQGQFSMQPTLTSPKMNIHHSSQYNSADQPQQPQPQTQQNVQSAAQQQQSFLRQQATLTPSSRIPSGYSANHYQINSVNPLLRNSQISPPNSQIPINSQTLSQAQPPAQSQTQQRVPVAYQNASLSSQQLYNLNGPSSANSQSQLLPQHTNGSVHSNFSYQSYHDESMLSAHNLNSADLIYKSLSHSGLDDGLEQGLNRSLSGLDLQNQNKKNLW; encoded by the coding sequence ATGGAGACCAGTTCTTTTGAGAATGCTCCTCCTGCAGCCATCAATGATGCTCaggataataatataaatacGGAGACTAATGACCAGGAAACAAATCAGCAATCTATCGAAACTAGAGATGCAATTGACAAAGAAAACGGTGTGCAAACGGAAACTGGTGAGAACTCTGCAAAAAATGCCGAACAAAACGTTTCTTCTACAAATTTGAATAATGCCCCCACCAATGGTGCTTTGGACGATGATGTTATCCCAAATGCTATTGTTATTAAAAACATTCCGTTTGCTATTAAAAAAGAGCAATTGTTAgacattattgaagaaatggATCTTCCCCTTCCTTATGCCTTCAATTACCACTTTGATAACGGTATTTTCAGAGGACTAGCCTTTGCGAATTTCACCACTCCTGAAGAAACTACTCAAGTGATAACTTCTTTGAATGGAAAGGAAATCAGCGGgaggaaattgaaagtggaatataaaaaaatgcttcCCCAAGctgaaagagaaagaatcGAGAGGGAGAAGAGAGAGAAAAGAGGACAATTAGAAGAACAACACAGATCGTCATCTAATCTTTCTTTGGATTCTTTATCTAAAATGAGTGGAAGCGGAAACAATAATACTTCTAACAATCAATTATTCTCGACTCTAATGAACGGCATTAATGCTAATAGCATGATGAACAGTCCAATGAATAATACCATTAACAATAACAGTtctaataacaacaatagtGGTAACATCATTCTGAACCAACCTTCACTTTCTGCCCAACATACTTCTTCATCGTTGTACCAAACAAACGTTAATAATCAAGCCCAGATGTCCACTGAGAGATTTTATGCGCCTTTACCATCAACTTCCACTTTGCCTCTCCCACCCCAACAACTGGACTTCAATGACCCTGACACTTTGGAAATTTATTCCcaattattgttatttaaGGATAGAGAAAAGTATTATTACGAGTTGGCTTATCCCATGGGTATATCCGCTTCCCACAAGAGAATTATCAATGTTTTGTGCTCGTACTTAGGGCTAGTAGAAGTATATGATCCaagatttattattatcagaAGAAAGATTCTGGATCATGCTAATTTACAATCTCATTTGCAACAACAAGGTCAAATGACATCTGCTCATCCTTTGCAGCCAAACTCCACTGGCGGCTCCATGAATAGGTCACAATCTTATACAAGTTTGTTACAGGCCCATGCAGCAGCTGCAGCGAATAGTATTAGCAATCAGGCCGTTAACAATTCTTCCAACAGCAATACTATTAACAGTAATAACGGTAACGGTAACAATGTCATCATTAATAACAATAGCGCCAGCTCAAcaccaaaaatttcttcacaGGGACAATTCTCCATGCAACCAACACTAACCTCACCTAAAATGAACATACACCATAGTTCTCAATACAATTCCGCAGACCAACCGCAACAACCTCAACCACAAACACAGCAAAATGTTCAGTCAGCTGcgcaacaacaacaatctTTTTTAAGACAACAAGCTACTTTAACACCATCCTCAAGAATTCCATCCGGTTATTCTGCCAACCATTATCAAATCAATTCCGTTAATCCCTTACTGAGAAATTCTCAAATTTCACCTCCAAATTCACAAATCCCAATCAACAGCCAAACCCTATCCCAAGCGCAACCACCAGCACAGTCCCAAACTCAACAACGGGTACCAGTGGCATACCAAAATGCTTCATTGTCTTCCCAGCAGTTGTACAACCTTAACGGCCCATCTTCAGCAAACTCACAGTCCCAACTGCTTCCACAGCACACAAATGGCTCAGTACATTCTAATTTCTCATATCAGTCTTATCACGATGAGTCCATGTTGTCCGCACACAATTTGAATAGTGCCGACTTGATCTATAAATCTTTGAGTCACTCTGGACTAGATGATGGCTTGGAACAGGGCTTGAATCGTTCTTTAAGCGGACTGGATTTACAAAAccaaaacaagaagaatcTATGGTAA